One window of the Hippocampus zosterae strain Florida chromosome 8, ASM2543408v3, whole genome shotgun sequence genome contains the following:
- the pde6d gene encoding retinal rod rhodopsin-sensitive cGMP 3',5'-cyclic phosphodiesterase subunit delta, with product MSSDEDRAKEILKGFKLNWMNLRDAETGKVLWQGTEDLSVPGVEHEARVPKKILKCKAVSRELNFSSSEKLEKFRLEQKVFFKGQCLEEWFFEFGFVIPNSTNTWQSLIEAAPESQMMPANVLTGNVIIETKFFDDDLHVSTSRVRLFYV from the exons ATGTCTTCGGACGAAGACAGAGCCAAGGAGATATTGAAGGGTTTCAAact AAACTGGATGAACCTCCGAGATGCCGAGACGGGCAAAGTTCTGTGGCAGGGAACCGAGGACCTCTCCGTTCCCGGCGTGGAACACGAAG CTCGCGTCCCCAAAAAGATCCTCAAGTGCAAAGCGGTTTCTCGAGAGCTCAACTTTTCCTCCTCGGAGAAGCTGGAGAAGTTCCGTCTGGAGCAGAAGGTTTTCTTCAAGGGACAGTGTCTAGAAG agtggttttttgagtttggcttCGTCATCCCCAACTCGACCAACACGTGGCAGTCGCTGATAGAAGCGGCGCCCGAGTCGCAGATGATGCCCGCCAACGTCTTAAC TGGCAACGTGATCATCGAAACCAAGTTCTTCGACGACGACCTGCACGTGAGCACGTCGCGCGTACGCCTCTTCTACGTCTGA
- the phb2b gene encoding prohibitin-2b isoform X1: MASKEPNRLVQNLRDMMGRMAGSSGGRGAGLGIKLLLGAGALAFGVKEATYTVEGGHRAVVFNRIGGMQMDTVLAEGLHFRIPWFQYPIIYDIRAKPRKISSLTGSKDLQMVNIAVRVLSRPMASNLPIMYQRLGKDYDERVLPSIVNEVLKSVVAKFNASQLITQRAQVSLLVRRELFERAKDFNIILDDVSITELSFSSQYTAAVEAKQVAQQEAQRAQFYVEKAKQDQRQKIIQAEGEAEAARMLGQAVTKNPGYLKLRRIRAAQAIAKTVSTSQNRVYLDADSLMLDLQNKTLFNNLSLGQKK; this comes from the exons ATGGCGAGCAAAGAGCCCAAC CGGTTGGTCCAGAATCTCCGGGACATGATGGGTCGCATGGCGGGCTCGTCGGGCGGCAGGGGCGCCGGACTTGGAATCAAGCTGCTGCTCGGCGCCGGCGCCTTGGCATTCGGCGTCAAAGAAGCCACATACACCG TGGAGGGCGGCCACCGAGCGGTGGTGTTCAACAGGATCGGTGGCATGCAGATGGACACGGTGCTGGCCGAGGGCCTTCATTTCAG GATTCCGTGGTTCCAGTACCCCATCATCTATGACATCAGAGCCAAGCCCAGAAAGATCTCCTCGCTGACCGGTAGCAAAG ACCTGCAGATGGTGAACATTGCGGTGAGGGTGCTGTCGCGTCCGATGGCGTCCAATCTTCCCATCATGTACCAGCGTCTGGGCAAAGACTATGACGAGCGGGTGCTGCCCTCCATCGTCAACGAGGTCCTCAAGTCGGTGGTGGCCAAGTTCAACGCCTCGCAGCTCATCACGCAAAGAGCGCAG GTGTCGCTGTTGGTGCGCAGGGAGCTTTTCGAGCGCGCCAAAGACTTCAACATCATCCTGGATGACGTGTCCATCACGGAGCTGAGCTTCAGCAGCCAGTACACCGCCGCCGTCGAGGCCAAGCAAGTTG CTCAGCAAGAGGCGCAAAGGGCTCAGTTCTACGTGGAGAAAGCCAAACAGGACCAACGACAGAAGATCATCCAAGCAGAAGGAGAAGCCGAGGCCGCCAGGATG ctggGTCAAGCCGTCACCAAAAATCCCGGCTACCTGAAGCTGAGACGCATCCGAGCTGCTCAGGCCATCGCCAAGACG GTGTCGACGTCGCAGAACAGAGTCTATCTGGATGCTGACAGTCTGATGCTCGACCTGCAGAACAAGACCTTGTTCAACAA TTTGTCGTTGGGCCAGAAGAAGTGA
- the phb2b gene encoding prohibitin-2b isoform X2 — protein MLSSRRLVQNLRDMMGRMAGSSGGRGAGLGIKLLLGAGALAFGVKEATYTVEGGHRAVVFNRIGGMQMDTVLAEGLHFRIPWFQYPIIYDIRAKPRKISSLTGSKDLQMVNIAVRVLSRPMASNLPIMYQRLGKDYDERVLPSIVNEVLKSVVAKFNASQLITQRAQVSLLVRRELFERAKDFNIILDDVSITELSFSSQYTAAVEAKQVAQQEAQRAQFYVEKAKQDQRQKIIQAEGEAEAARMLGQAVTKNPGYLKLRRIRAAQAIAKTVSTSQNRVYLDADSLMLDLQNKTLFNNLSLGQKK, from the exons ATGTTGTCCTCTCGG CGGTTGGTCCAGAATCTCCGGGACATGATGGGTCGCATGGCGGGCTCGTCGGGCGGCAGGGGCGCCGGACTTGGAATCAAGCTGCTGCTCGGCGCCGGCGCCTTGGCATTCGGCGTCAAAGAAGCCACATACACCG TGGAGGGCGGCCACCGAGCGGTGGTGTTCAACAGGATCGGTGGCATGCAGATGGACACGGTGCTGGCCGAGGGCCTTCATTTCAG GATTCCGTGGTTCCAGTACCCCATCATCTATGACATCAGAGCCAAGCCCAGAAAGATCTCCTCGCTGACCGGTAGCAAAG ACCTGCAGATGGTGAACATTGCGGTGAGGGTGCTGTCGCGTCCGATGGCGTCCAATCTTCCCATCATGTACCAGCGTCTGGGCAAAGACTATGACGAGCGGGTGCTGCCCTCCATCGTCAACGAGGTCCTCAAGTCGGTGGTGGCCAAGTTCAACGCCTCGCAGCTCATCACGCAAAGAGCGCAG GTGTCGCTGTTGGTGCGCAGGGAGCTTTTCGAGCGCGCCAAAGACTTCAACATCATCCTGGATGACGTGTCCATCACGGAGCTGAGCTTCAGCAGCCAGTACACCGCCGCCGTCGAGGCCAAGCAAGTTG CTCAGCAAGAGGCGCAAAGGGCTCAGTTCTACGTGGAGAAAGCCAAACAGGACCAACGACAGAAGATCATCCAAGCAGAAGGAGAAGCCGAGGCCGCCAGGATG ctggGTCAAGCCGTCACCAAAAATCCCGGCTACCTGAAGCTGAGACGCATCCGAGCTGCTCAGGCCATCGCCAAGACG GTGTCGACGTCGCAGAACAGAGTCTATCTGGATGCTGACAGTCTGATGCTCGACCTGCAGAACAAGACCTTGTTCAACAA TTTGTCGTTGGGCCAGAAGAAGTGA
- the LOC127606061 gene encoding prothymosin alpha-B-like, whose amino-acid sequence MADSKVESGSELSAKELKEKKTVEEKNGDDTTANGKTDEENGEQDNEAEDDDDVGDEEEEDGEGEEEDEEDDDLVTPTGKRTAEDDDDDDEDDEDEVERKKQKTDK is encoded by the exons ATGGCGGACAGCAAAGTGGAGAGCGGCAGCGAGTTGAGCGCCAAG GAGTTGAAGGAGAAGAAAACCGTGGAGGAAAAGAACGGCGACGACACCACCGCCAACGGAAAAACG GACGAGGAGAACGGGGAGCAGGACAACGAGGCGGAGGATGACGACGATGTAGGggacgaggaagaagaggacggCGAGG GTGAGGAAGAGGACGAAGAGGACGATGACCTGGTCACACCCACAGGGAAGAGAACAGCtgaggatgacgatgatgatgatgaagatgacgaG GACGAAGTGGAGCGGAAGAAGCAGAAGACGGACAAGTAG